From the genome of Aerococcus urinaehominis:
CCGCATAAAATCTAAATCGGTGAAATTACCGACAGAACCAATGGTAAGATACTCTTCTAAGTCCTCAACATGGTCTTCATTTTTATCACAGCCAACCACGTCTACACCATGGTCGCTTAAGCCCCTAGCTAAGGCTGACCCAAATAACCCTAGACCTAAGATCCCTACTACACGTTGTTTTTTCATTTTTTCTCTCCTAACCGATAATAATATCTGCTTTACTATACTTCACATCAGTCAATCGTTTTTGCCGACCCCGTAAACTAAAGAACATAGTCATCGGTCCAATCCGGCCAATAAACATCAGAGCCATTAAAATAAAGTGGCTTGCAGTTGATAAGTCAGGTGTTAAACCAGCTGATACCCCCACAGTAGCCAGGGCTGAAATGGCTTCAAAAAGCAAGTACAGATAAGGTACATGCGGATCAAACAGTAATAGCAAGGCCGAACCGGAAAATAATAAAGCGACATAGAACAAGGCGATAACAAAAGCTGTCTTAACCAGACCATCTGGAATTGTATGGTGGGCAAAAGTAACATATTTGGATTGCCTTAATTCTCTAACTGCTAGCATAATTGTTAAAGCAAAAGTTGATACCTTCAAGCCACCAGCTGTCCCGCCAGCACCCCCACCAATAAACATAGTTAGCACAAAAATTAAAATAGAGAAGGGATGGGCCTGGCTATAGTCAATACTAGCAAAACCGGCTGTCCGCATAGTAATTGTTTGAAAGAAACTAGCGTTGATTTTATCAACTACCGACAATTGGCCGATAGTAGCAGGATTTTGCCATTCTACAAGACCAAAAAGAAATGCGCCAATCAAAATAACCGACCCCGTCACCGTCAACACCAATTTAGTATGCGTAGACAGGTGGTTAAGGTAGTAACGCCATGGTTTTTGCCGTTCATTTTGCTGATGAAGCTTGATTTGGTCGGTAATGTCAAACCAAACAGAGAAACCAATCCCCCCCAAAACAATTAAGGCCATAATCGTCCAGTTCAAAATCCCGGCTGTTTGGTAAGGAATCAAGGAATCATTACCTAAAAGATCAAAGCCGGCATTACAAAAGGCGGATACGGCTGTAAATAAGCTGTTAAATAATCCTTGCTGCCAACCTAATAAGGGCACGAAGAAAGTAGTCAACAATAGCATACCGACGCCTTCGATAATCACAGTATAGCGAATAATTCGCCCCAGAAAATTGCCTAATTGAAATTTAGAAGAGCGGTTGAGGGCTTCACCAGTTACAATTTCATCTCGCAAGGATACTTTTTGACCAAGGCTGTGGTAGAGGGAGCTTATGATGGTCATCAAACCTAACCCTCCGGTCTGGATTAAAAGCATCATAACAATTTGCCCCCAAATATTATAGGTGTCGTGAATAGATGATGTCCAAAGCCCAGTCACGCATACTGCTGAAACCGCAATAAAAAGATGGTCTAAGTAGGTCGCTTGGACACCATTTAACTGGCAAACAGGCAGACTTAATAAAATTGAGCCCAACATAATAACCAGGAAAAAACTACAAGCTATTTTTTGAGGATTAGTCAAGTGGCCAAAAAACTTAAGCAAAATGAAAGACTCCTTTTCTATTTTTTGAATAAGAGCATTCTAGTCCTTTTAACCAATAAAAGCTAGTCCTTTTTTAAATTATTTTAACCAAAAGATATATATAAACGGGACCAATAAATATCAAAATATTTCTAATGTATCTAAGTGTCATTTGCAGTTTAGACACTCGAACAAACTAGAAATATTAGTAAACAAAAAACCTGCAACTAATGTTACAGGTTTTGTGATGCATTTCTGCTGACTATATTAATAAAAGAAACCAACAATACATGCTGTCAATACTGCTGACAGGGTTGCTCCCAGCATCATTTTCATGGAAAAACCAGAGAAAACTTTAGCCTGCTTGGCATCAATTGATTTCAAAGCACCCGTTACAATACCTACAGTACCAAAATTAGCAAAAGAAATCGCATAAGCTGACATCATTGCAATTGTTTTTTCAGTAATATTATTGCCAAACGATAACATTTCAGAAATAGCGACAAATTCGCTTGATAGTAATTTAGTAGCCATAATCGAACCTGCTTCTACCATATCTGCCATAGGTACCCCAATTGCTAAAGCTAAAGGTGAAAAAATATAACCTAAGATTTGTGTAAAGGTTATACCAATCAAGGCTGACAATATATTATTTAAGAAGGCAATGATTGACACAAAACCAATCAGCATGGCAGCAATAATCAAGGCCAGGTTAAAACCTTGGCTGATAGCATCTGAAATCGCATCGAAAAGACTAGGCTTGTCCTCGCTAGCAGCGTTAGGTGTTGTCAGGGCTAAATTAGCTGGCGCCCCAGTAGCAGCAGCATGTTCAATCTGATCTTCCTCAGCATCATAAGGATTCATAATTGCTGTAATAATAAATGGAGAAAAGATATTTAGTAGCACCGCTACAACAACGAATTGGCCAGGAATTAATTCCATATAGGCCGCTAGCATAGACATACCGACTGTCGAAGTTGCTGACATGGTTAAGGTAAAGAGACGCTTACCAGATATCTGCTTTAATTGCTCTTGAATAGGGATGTAGCCCGCTGGTTGACCTAAAATTAGCGTTGAAATAGCCAATTGACCTTCTAACTGGCCCATACCAGTAATCTTATTTACACCAATACCAATCCATTTCATTAAAAAAGGCATAACCTTAATGTAATCAAGAATAGCAATCAGGGCTGATAAGAAGACTAAAGGAAGTAGCACATTGAAGAAGAAAACTCCGCCTGCACCCATTTCTAGTCCGCCAAACACAAAATTAATACCAGCTTGTGATTGACCGATTAACCAACCAAAAAAGTTAGAAATGCTACCCATCACCTGGATACCTACCGTAGTTTTCAAACATAGAAAACAAATAATAAGTTGTAAGACTAACATAACCAAAATATTTTTACCTTTTTTAGTTAAAACATCTTGGCGATTGTTTGAAAATAACCAGGCTATTAAAAAAATAACGATTAAATCAATAATACCTCTAATAGTTCCCATTTTTTGCTCCTTTTTAAGTTTTTTTCAAGATCTGTCCATTATTATGGGGTAAATTCCGAAAAATGTCCAGTCTTATTTCATTTTTCAACCGCAAAAAAGCGAACTAATTAAAGTTCGCTTACTTGTAAAATTCGTTTTTACTGTTGATAATTTTGAGCATGTTTGACTAAATCCCGGATATTCAATTTATCAGAGACAGAGGCTTCCGTTTGTAGTGTCAAACTTGATGCCGCACAAGCTAACTGGGCAACCTCGATAGCAGGCAGGGCATCTGAATAGTAAGTATGACTCCAAGCAATAGCAGCCATGGCGCAATCCCCAGCACCATTTGCTGATGTCACATTAGTGGTGATAACTGGAACACAGATTGGATCATTATCCCGATCAGCTACTACCATACCTTGACTACCCAATGATAAGAAAACCCGTTGAACGCCTAACTTGATAAGTGTCTTAGCTGCTTCCTTAGCTGCTTCTGCACTAGTTACTTTAATACCAGTATAAAGCTCAATTTCGTGCTCATTTGGCTTAATGGTGTGAATTTTATCTAACATATCTGCAAAGCGACCAGCCTTAGCTACTGACACCGGATCAGCAAAAATCGGCACAGTTACCTTATCTCCTAGCCACTCTAATGTTTTGCGCTTTAAATTAGCATCAAGAACAACAATATCCGCACCATTGATAAAATCTAATTTATCACTTAAAAATTCTGGCGTGATCTCATCAACAATACCCATATCATTTACACCAGTAACCATATCGCCTTCATCATCGGTAACGTACAGATATACTGATGACCTGCGTCCTGGCAAACATTCAGCATGGCTTAAGTCAATATTTAGCTCGGCACATGATTTTTTCAATAATTGGCCAAAATTGTCATCCCCATAAGCCGTAATCAAATGTGTTTCAACTTCTAAATTAGTAAGGTTATGAGCGATATTTCGTCCTACCCCACCTGGACTCATATGGACCTTACCGATATTAGAATCTCGCTCGCGATAAATAGGGCCTGAAATTCCGGCAATATCCATGTTCAAACCACCAATGACCACAACATATTTACTATCTGTCATCAAATTTCCCCCAATCATTTTTAAAGCGCTACACTACGCTATATCATACTATGCTATCTAAAAGATTTCTAGCTAGAATTTTAAATTTATTAGATTATAGCTGCTTAGTTAATGACAAGCTTTAATATTTAAGTTAGGCTAGGGGAAAAGAGCTACATGGAGGTTTGTATGACTATAAAATTAATAGCTATTGATATGGATGAAACTCTGCTACGTACCGATAAAACTTATGATCAAAATCGTTTTGAAAAAAT
Proteins encoded in this window:
- a CDS encoding NupC/NupG family nucleoside CNT transporter; this encodes MGTIRGIIDLIVIFLIAWLFSNNRQDVLTKKGKNILVMLVLQLIICFLCLKTTVGIQVMGSISNFFGWLIGQSQAGINFVFGGLEMGAGGVFFFNVLLPLVFLSALIAILDYIKVMPFLMKWIGIGVNKITGMGQLEGQLAISTLILGQPAGYIPIQEQLKQISGKRLFTLTMSATSTVGMSMLAAYMELIPGQFVVVAVLLNIFSPFIITAIMNPYDAEEDQIEHAAATGAPANLALTTPNAASEDKPSLFDAISDAISQGFNLALIIAAMLIGFVSIIAFLNNILSALIGITFTQILGYIFSPLALAIGVPMADMVEAGSIMATKLLSSEFVAISEMLSFGNNITEKTIAMMSAYAISFANFGTVGIVTGALKSIDAKQAKVFSGFSMKMMLGATLSAVLTACIVGFFY
- a CDS encoding TrkH family potassium uptake protein, which encodes MLKFFGHLTNPQKIACSFFLVIMLGSILLSLPVCQLNGVQATYLDHLFIAVSAVCVTGLWTSSIHDTYNIWGQIVMMLLIQTGGLGLMTIISSLYHSLGQKVSLRDEIVTGEALNRSSKFQLGNFLGRIIRYTVIIEGVGMLLLTTFFVPLLGWQQGLFNSLFTAVSAFCNAGFDLLGNDSLIPYQTAGILNWTIMALIVLGGIGFSVWFDITDQIKLHQQNERQKPWRYYLNHLSTHTKLVLTVTGSVILIGAFLFGLVEWQNPATIGQLSVVDKINASFFQTITMRTAGFASIDYSQAHPFSILIFVLTMFIGGGAGGTAGGLKVSTFALTIMLAVRELRQSKYVTFAHHTIPDGLVKTAFVIALFYVALLFSGSALLLLFDPHVPYLYLLFEAISALATVGVSAGLTPDLSTASHFILMALMFIGRIGPMTMFFSLRGRQKRLTDVKYSKADIIIG
- a CDS encoding PfkB family carbohydrate kinase; translated protein: MTDSKYVVVIGGLNMDIAGISGPIYRERDSNIGKVHMSPGGVGRNIAHNLTNLEVETHLITAYGDDNFGQLLKKSCAELNIDLSHAECLPGRRSSVYLYVTDDEGDMVTGVNDMGIVDEITPEFLSDKLDFINGADIVVLDANLKRKTLEWLGDKVTVPIFADPVSVAKAGRFADMLDKIHTIKPNEHEIELYTGIKVTSAEAAKEAAKTLIKLGVQRVFLSLGSQGMVVADRDNDPICVPVITTNVTSANGAGDCAMAAIAWSHTYYSDALPAIEVAQLACAASSLTLQTEASVSDKLNIRDLVKHAQNYQQ